The DNA sequence TCTTGACAGGCCAAAATCAGCTATTTTGGCTCGGAAATCGTCGTTCAACAAGATGTTAGTAGTCTTCAGGTCTCTGTGGATGATGGGTGGCTTGCAACCATTATGCAAATAATCCAAACCTGAAATCCTCACAAAAAAGGGGTAAACAATGCCAAAGCAATGATGGGAAAAAACATACTACTGAGGATATCTCATTAGAGTACCCTGTGCTGCATCCACAGCTATTTGTAGTCTGCTACTCCATGTCAAGACCTTCGGATGGTCCTCTGTTGGATGGGTTCTAACTTTACCTATGAGCAACAAATAGAGCTTCAGGATCGTTATCAAGAAGAAACAGTACAACAGGACATAAAAACACACCTGATAAATGTTGCTTTAAATTTCCATTAGCCATGTATTCATAAATCAATGCCGTGTGCTTGGACTCATTGCAATATCCAAACAGAGAAACCAAGTTTCTGTGGTGAACGATCATTAAGAGTTGCGCCTGAAGCATAAAATTGTGCATTAGAAATAATGAATACTGAGAGTAGTCTAAGAGGAAGTTTCTGAACGAACATCTGCGGAAGTGTCAGCATAAATTGATATTGAAAGGAAACGTGATTGCATCATCTTATCTAACCTCAGCTTGAAATTCCTTGTACCCTTGCTTTGATGATTCAGAGAGCATCTTCACCGCAACTACGGTGTCATTATCTAGTGTACCAAGATATACCTTCCCAAATCCACCTTCACCAATCACTTGTCCAAATTTCCCAGTGATTCTTGAAACCTCTGCATATGTAAAAGGTCGATTATTTGATCTCAGCGTCCTGTCACTAGATTCTGTACCAAAAAGGTTCCAATGAGTATTGCGACTACCACTTTGGATTGTAGACTTTCAATGCAAATAAACTCAATCGCATTTCAACAATTAACAGACGTGGGAAAGGTTTTTCTGATCGCGTTTTAAGAGCTAAATTAGTGGAGAagaggacaaaaataaaaagttctgGGCTGGGATTCTCTGTCACCTACCTGCAATATGCTAACAAatagataatttttctttgctcACTACATATAGATAAGTTTGAGATTGCACAATCAAACTTTCTTTATGGGACCATGAGAATATTAAGGACAAAGTAGTACTCTCAAGTTGTTATAAGTCCTTCTCATGCATAGCACGTCACTTTTgcagaaaaaaaaccaaaaactccATTGTCAATAAGTTAAGCTGAATAACGCACATTCTCTTTGTGATGCTGATGCCAACATGCTGTGGTGAtccctgtctctctcttcttttcaatttttgtgtaATCACTATGAACTCATATTACTACcaatcgaaaattttgattaaagCCAATTTTCATTCCTTCGGGATTACAATGTGGATGAGATTGTAAAATGATACTCTTAGCCTGGgtgagaagagaaagaaagtcGCTGAGTTGTATGTTCTCAACTAATTATCCTAGAAAAGACATTTTTGCAGATGGAACTGTACGAAGGGAATATCATAGTCAAGATAGTCGTCAAGTGTAGTGTAGATTGTGTGAACAGGACAAGTAAGAAAACTTACCTGATATTCGTTTCCATTTAATTAACCAAATAATAGCCAAAGCACCAAAGAGAACCACAAAGAAGCCTGAAACTGATGTAACAACTGGAACGAGGATGgtttttagtttcttcttctcCAGGTAAGGATCAGCTAGGCACAGATTTGCATTTCCTGTCAAACTGCCACAAAGAATGGAGGCGCTAAACTCAAATTCCTATCTGCAAATGTCCAGATTGATTTGCCAAATGCTGTCACAAGTTGGCCTTCTTATTTGCTTTTAATCACAATAAACAAAACATGTCGAAAGTCTTTCCACCTATAAATgttgcatgagagagagagagagagagagagagagagagagagagagaacctcatGTTTAAAGTATTGTCCACAACCCTTTTCTTAAGAGCTTCAGGAACTGATTTAATCAGGTTGTTTCCACATAAAATTCTGCAAATATAGCCGTGATTAGCGATTTGTCCACTTTAAAAATCCTCTGCCACTTCACTTAGACAAGTTAACTTACAGAAATCTAAGATTTGGTAATTCTGCCAGAGTTTCCGGTATTGCTCCTGTAAGCTGATTGTTGGACAAATCTCTGGAAAAGAGCAAAGTTTAGAACACCTAATATCAAAGTAAACCGGCCCCATAGCCAATTGCAGGGTGTTTCCACACATTAGTGCAATATTTCAACAGCCTATGTCTCCTAAAGCACGGCCTCAGTCATTCAACATGAGTTTTCCCCCAGGGGGTGCTTAATCATGAGTGACATGCTGGTGCAACCCCGCTGATACTTACATGTACTCCAAGCTTGATAGATGTGAAAGTGATGAGACTATGTCACCCACCAAATTGCTTGAGCTCAATTTCCTGACCATAATAGATCAAAGTAGAGGATCCTGTCATTGCCATCTCCATAAAGGCAGCATTTTTTGTTacaacaaagaaaagtttgtcCAATGAACTATTCAGAACGAAACTATTTTAGGTTCTCCTGGGAAAAATGTTACAAGTACTAGAGACCATTCACAATTGTCAATTTCATTCCTTGCATGGGTCTCCCTACCTCCTTGTTTTATATCGTATGGTTATTGTTGGTCCTAGAGtacctaaaaaattatttttggaggACCCAATACTTGCTCATAAATGATGCAATTTGGAACACTTACGTCTATAAATTGGAAAAGTAGGCTATTGGTGAAAAAAGTTGCTCAAACAGCATAACTATACATCGGAGAAACAGGAAGCATGTATTGCTGATCAATGAGTATATAAATTGTCATGACCCACCCCTTCCATATGGAGCAACCTCACAAAAGAATAATCAAGATAGTGAGTTTTGGGGGTGGGTCAACTTAGGGATTAGTTTATGAGCTCTCTCCAATACCATGTGAGGCTTACGGTGTCAAAAGCTCCCTTTTTTAAAGCAATGAATCATGACAAAGTTCTCTGTCTATCTGAGAATTCATCTTGGAAGGTTGCGTTTATCCTGAATGTTCTCTCTCATGGATCCAAAAACTTCCGGTGTTCATGACGAATGATAATTAAGTTTCGCCATGAATATGAGTATTATCAGAGAAATAGTGCGAGGGGACTCACAGCGATATAATCCTTGGAGGATTTCCATAGCTACAATTTAGACCATCCCATGTGTAATTGCTTGGTACGCATGGATCACCTTGCCAGCTTTCCCTCTTAATGCGATACGTTGTTTTGATGTCATTGATCGCTTTCACTGTGGttcaaatcacaaaaaaagacCTATCATCTAAAGAGAAGGATAGAGATGCAAAAAGTGGTCGCAATCACAACTGAGTTATACGGACTTTCAGTTTTTCAAAGGACTTGTAACATTTCCGGGCTTCAATTGGAAGACTTTCCAGCAATTACCAAGCAAAAAGTAGCCAAAGCAGGGAAAGCGGATAGCAGAATAATACTTAGCCGCATCTGTTGATCCCAACAAAGCAACTGTAGACAGATGTTCACGAATAACATAAGACCCACAGTGGAGAAAAGTATGTTTAGCATAGGATTCCATAACTCTTACTTATTGACAGAATAGCTGTGTAATAATTAGTCATGTCACTTGTAGCACAACTGTACAGAGTGTATATGGACAATAAAACAAATAGAAGAATGAAAGGATACCATCATCTTGTGCTGTGGGTACATTTGGAAGATCACCAATGGTATAGAACTCCACGGCATTTAGGATTGGTGGACTTCCACACATATTTGTCGCGGAGATCGAGAAGGAGAGGCTCGGCCCGTTAACCGGAGTGGAAACTACTACCACCGGCTTTAAGTATTCAAGGCTCACCGTCTCCGTGAATTGATCATCATTCATGGAGATTGTGAGCTCTCTCTGGAGGCTGCTCGTCAGGGTCTCAATCTCGACGAAATGGAAGTACACAATCCATATCTTTACGGGGCTTGAAGATGTCCACTGTAATGTCAAGGGAGAACTGGCACTGGTCGTTCTTTCAGCGGTTTGAAGAACTTCCCCGGGAACCTTATACTTGTACGCATCATTATTGTCAGATGAATCAATGGCAGATGTGGTGTTCAGTATGGGCAAGTCATAGCAATTAGCTGTCCAGATCCGGTCGTAAACATCAGAAGGGTGCCTGTGTGAGGCATTTCGACAAACAGTTTAAGAGCAAACAATTAAGCAATTGACTTGAGCGACTAGCAAATGCCAATTCATATGGATATGCAATAGAAATGTCGAAGCTACTATATTCAACACATTAATAGCAGAAGTgcctattttttaaataaaacatATATAAACATTCAAGCATAAGGGAAATTATCGCATTCATGCCTAGTATATAGGTGGGGAATATAATTACATTTGATGCATGACAATCTACCAATATTAAGTATATTtcttcaaacaacaaaaatttcaatttctttatATTAGTAAAGGTTTGGATTGAAATTAAGGGAATTGATTATATTACAGCCTTTAGGTGACTGTTATGCTAACAACCCATTTCTTGCCACAAAAAGCCactaacaattaattaaaaattattgtggggtccaCTCTTTTAAAAACTTGTAGCTTACaacatattgttattttcaCAGTCACCCAAAGACTCCTATGCTAGCGttgtcctaaaatttatctatCCTTGTCGGCTTTAAAAATTGTCCCCTTAACACATCATCTGATGGTGAGTTCCGTTAAAAAACTATATCCAACTTAAAATCCCTATATGACCCTTGTACTTATTCGATATCAATAGGTTCAATATACAAATAAACTCTCTTTTATAGCACTAGTGATACATAGCAAATAATGTGCAATATATGGTCGTATTCATTCCGTATTTCAAATTCGGTGAATAATTACGGTtagtttaataaatttttattagcGAGCCTAAACTAATTACGTTTATATACTTATATCTTTTGTAAAGGCATTGATTTTTTGTAATCATCAAGGAGTTCCCTTGTTATGATGGAGTAACTTACGTGTTTTTGATACATACGTGATATTCTAAGTTTGATTTGCATTGTAATCGCaagatttcatttgattttttttttattttttttttgctcggaTATAATGGCTTTTCTGTTTCccttatcatattttttttaatcatgtgATGATTTTCTGTTAATCCTTGACAACTAACATCATTTTCTTCAACTATCTTCATTTATTAACTTAAATGCTTTGTTTATGtagttttgttattttttgcaTGGCCTTCAACAGTAtgcaaaatgccaaaattcGATAAGAAAAGATTGAATCTTTCTCTTTACTATGATTACTCTACATTTGTACTTCAAGAAATGAATCGATCACCTGACATCATTCTCCAAACATCGTCCGATGTCGTCCCGCCAATGGAGTTGCAAGAATCCAGATCCCGATTGATAGATGCCATCGTCCAGGGTTCTCAGCTCCAACGCCGAAATGAAGGGCACTCCGTTGCCGGTGTTCACAAGACACACTTGTATATCATCTGCTTGGGACACATACATGATTTCTTCATAGAAATACGTCGGAGACCGCACCGTGAACCAATAATTAACGTCGATGTAGATGTCGAATGAAGGAGTTTGATTCTTCCCATCATAGTTCCCGTACCAAAATGTTGCCCTAATCAGATAGGTGTTGTTCTGGCCTTGGTCTGGTCTTAAAGTGTAGCAGTTCCTCTTTCCATTGGGAAAAATCCTTACACTCTTCGACAATTGTAGATTATTTGGATATGCGGGGGCCATAGATGTCTGCCTGATCTCTCCAGAGTCTATCGACCCTTCGTCTGGTTCGTATGTTATGCCAGTTCCCTCCTCCGTGTATGCAACAGTTGCCCCGCAATCGATGCTGATGAAACCTTGTGAGTTCACAGAAATGGAAGAAGTCAGTGAGATGGAACCGCGTTTTTTCTGCTGGACCATCGGAACAAGTTCAATGAATCTTGATCACTCACACAGTTCCATACTACAATATCTAGCCTACCCACGATTTGACGGCGGATCAAGAGAGGATTAACATAAAGAAGAGACCATTTAGTTTCATTAAAAGGTCGAAACTCATGGATCGCCATaggcaaaagagagagagagagagagagagagagagagctggaaTTTGTTGGGCTCGAACCACAAGGACTAGTGCTGGAGCTAAAGAAGCAAGCAACGCAAACGAGAAAGCTGTAATGGATCTTTCCATTGTCATGGAGAAGTGGAGACTGTCCAAGAGAGAGTAAGTGTGAGGAAGATATGCATGCACGCCTTTTATCTTATATGGTTAGCCCTCCACACGCACGACCCCTAATTGACTGACACATTGCGACAGCACATGAAGACCAAGACTTGCAGCTAGGCCTTCGTCTGTAGATGTATCAAATTTTAAGTACCAAAATATATGTCAATACACAGCTTTTCTCACACGTGCCATTATTACAATACCGTGcgaaattaactttttttggaATTCCTATTTGGCTATATACTAAACTAaattatatatacaaaaaaaaaatttggatttgactAGTAAACTGGAGGGGGGGAAATGGGGAAAAGGTGTCGgagaaaaaaatgggaaaagtatccaaaaaatcctaattgtttggcattggtgccaattcagtcctaaacttttcaattatgataatttagtcttaaatattttacatttatgccaattaatcCCATCTacccaattttggctagaattcGGTTACGTAGACGTTGATCGTCTTTCGTGGCTCTCGCCTATATCgatgttgacatttttttaattttttttcctttacttcttttttttttttttttttggattaaggGTCGGTGACCCTTGCCTAATCCAGATCTGGGTGAAAGCATCGCAAACGTCGCCCTTAAtctaaaaacaaagaaaaatatatatatattaaaagatgtccacgttagcaccggcGAGGGCCCCATAGGACGATCGACGTTCACATCGATTATTTCCGGCCAAAATATTCCCACGGCGGTATTTCCTACCAACTAAACGCAATAATCACCGaccaaaaaacataaaataaaacacAATTATCCCCATTCCATTTCATTTCGGAATTTTACCAAATGAAATTACAGGTATTGCCGTGCCATGTCATTCCCTGATTCCCTTTCACACGGCCGTGTCAAACACAACATTAAACCCAATGGTAAGTTAGGAAAGTACTTTCAATGCCGACCATTTTCCCGAAGGACGACTGCCGAAATGCGGTGATGGTCGAATTTTCCATGGAACATCTCCATCattggaagaaaagaaatatcaaaGATTAAATTTGGGGAACAAAAGGTCGCCAAACCTTTTGGCACGTCGTTTATTTGTTAAGTAGAGATTATTCAGGAGTTCCAAATAATTCAGCGTGGACTTCGACGGCATTTATTGGGAGATATTATTGTCCCAAAAAGCAAAGATACACATGAACAGGACTCCAACTTATTTCGTGGTCGTTTCCACTTCGTTTCCCGGAAAGCGCTCGCATTCGAGAAAGACTTCTTTTGGCTAAAAAGCCTATAAGCATCATGCCAAAGCTGAAGGTGCTAGACAGAATAGTCAGCATTGATTTCACAAACTTTCCATTCGCAAAGTCCCACAATCGAAATTAAATCTCTTGTCGATGTATAATCATTTTGCCCACGATATCATTAACTCCAGTCTTTTAGCAAAACCGACTctaattaatttggtaaaatGAGTACTTACCTCGAAATTGAGGAACAATGTGCTTTGGTAGCGCTCATATTATTATTGTTAAATGATCCTTGAAAAGAGTGATTCGTTGGACATCTATTCTTTGTATCGCGTACATGCAATTTATATCGAATTGAATTCTAACTTAAAATAGTATAAATACACAATTATAAACAAGAGTCATTTTGGCCGTATTCTGAAGAGATTTAAGTCTATATACATGTAACACTATCAACCAATTTTATGACGCATTCCGGAAATTTTTTGTTACACTTAATTATGACAAAACTCCGTAATATTGTTCCACGGCAAATGTACCATAGAAGTTATCGCTCTTGCTGATCAGTTTTTACAGTGGAAAGTAAAATACACCCGTAATTTGTCGAACAACATAACCAGATCATAATTGGCCAAGATGTTTCGCTAATAAACAATGGAtgaaatatgtataaaaaaaaaaagggaaagaacaaCGACCACCTCAGTGCATTCCAATGATGCCTGCTCACTCTTTCTAATAAAGTCGTCGTACAAGAGAATAGAGTGTGTTTCCGACaatcttaggctccgtttgcttcatagaaaataaaatttaaaaaagtattttttgaattcttCGGCATTTGCTTCacagcattttttttctttaaaaaaccctcaatttttctaaaaaaggctgcttttttcctccttattaGGTTGTTGTACAATAAAATAATGTGTGTTGGATAATATTTTTgccatggttaaaaaaaaaaaattacgcgGAATATGAGAGCGAGGGGCATCCAGAGTCGTTTCAAGTTGGGAATGCAATGTCGAATCTTTGTTTCTATTAATATGGAGATCATAAGCTAAAAATGTAGGTTTTCTGTTGATTTAAGAAATTGATCGATGATCAATTATTGCAGCGGAAGAATTAATTAAGCTAGGTAACTTTAAGACCGTTCCCATTTTTCTGGTCCAAAAGAGAGACAAAGGTCTCTTGATAATTTGTGATTGAAGATATTTGATGCAAGTAATTATATATTTATAGGGCCATGCTTTTTCCCCTCTTCATTTGACTTAGACATTtcttaacataattttttttatcatattatCCTTGTGCGGTCCACCTTTTAGTATTattattctctttttattaGATCCATTGTATtattccctccttttttttttttttttttccttgccgtTCCAacttttctacttcttcttcttcttttctttccacaCTATTccctctttttccattttccccttCAGACAAGTCTTAGGAGTAGTATAGACTCTAGAAGAAGGATTGATAGAAGAGAGATCGAGCCAAAAGTTCCAGAAATTTGATGAAAAGTTGTAGTACTGAGTAGTGTACATCATCGAGCTCGAGGTCAAATCCGCCAACCTCCGAGGCTTAAGGCGGCTTGGCTCAGGGCCAGCAGTGTTGTCATCACCCACATCGTTTCGATCCTCCAATGCTGAGGAGGAAAGTAGAAGCGAACGGCACAAGGTAACGAGTGGAGGTGAGGGGAGCTGGTGTGGGGATCGGAGGAGTCATGGAGGGGAATTGGGAGGAGTTTCGATGTCATGTCGATGAGTGCATGTTCTTAAGATGCAGAGGAAGTGAGGGAGTTGGGAAGACGCTACGGGGGTTGGATAGAGGGAGTGTCCTCATCTATTTCTAAATTGCTTAACTGTAGTTGATGATGAAGTCATGGTGAAGGGCAACTAATAACGCTACGAGAATGATAGtataagtgtcaaaagttgCGTAAAAAGATCATTTTGGACTTAAAAGTTTCTGctatatcacttaagtgccaaattagaaaaaaaaaaaaaaacgatctcTTAAGTACCTCTAGTGAAATATATAGGCCAAAACTACCATGTGGCATTAATAATtagatttttaatgaaaaatgacatttaaaaataataataaatccaTGTGGACTTCCAcacttcaaaataaatttaaataaataaaatttaaatttaaaaatagataAAGATGAAATTCTTTTAGgatacaaaatttatttaaaataaattaaagtattagacttttttttagcttttttgttaattttcacgctaatttttcaatttaaattttttgttagtttttattttttaaaatataattaatataaaaCTTGTATCACAAATGGAATTAGACTCATTTGCACCAATTTGGCAAATTTTGAGACATCATTACacttttttcaagttttaggattcaattccacttttatgacaagttttagggccTTTATTGGgcatgtcttctttttttttgcctttttttttataaataattaagtttttattttatatttttaaattttctcccccatttttagctttttcattttttgtaaactaattaagtttgtatttttttatttttaatatttttcaatttttagcttttttgaTTGTTGACTAGATCTTCAGCAAGCTATGTCGCCTTcgaatattagtaaaataatgacATGTCAGATTTGCGGCAATGTATTtcaagttggcactcaaatgatttttttttttttttaaatgacatttAAGTAATCCAGATGAAACTTTTAGCACCAAAATTATCTCCATatacaacttttgacacttataCTGTTCTTTTTCCCAATAATGCTGACAAGTTGGTTTGACATTTTTTTGTCCTAATTTGTCTTCCTTTTGTGCTTTTGTTGGGGGCTCACAATAAGCATTTAACTTAGCATTGCATTTGAATGTTTTACTAGAAAAAATGGGTGAGAAGGAGACATCAAAGGCGTGTCTCAAGCGAGAAAATGGGAAAGGGGAATAGAGAGGGGCAGCATTCTTGGTAGGACTCCAAAAGGAAAGTGGGACCCGGAGAggaaagcaaaagagagaagagaaaaaagaacgaCAACAtatttgaccaaacaaaaagagGGGAATAATGCTAAAAGGTGGGTCACATAAGAGATAACATAGTCAAAACATTATGATAGAGAATGTCTCAGTCAAATGAGGATTGAAAAAAGCATTGTCCTATTTATAAAGCGAAAATCACTTTTAGTTTTCTTCAATCCAAGTGCGTGAGACGCAATCTCTTTGAATTTGATTGTGGAGGCAAAGAACTTGCCACATGATTCACGTCCATTCCTTATCCCTTACTCTCGTTTTTGGAAATTCCCGATTGCTTGACTTGAACAAGAAAAGCATTGTCCTAATTGCACGATGTACCGCACTCGAGAACaatgaaaatgacttttttgcTTCAACGATGCACATGGCACTACGATTAAAGAAATCGAAAGGATAAGTCATTTTGCTGAAGTAAAAAGGGAGTTTTGCTTTCACATTTCTAGGTTGAAAAGGTGATAAAACCTCGTcattaaatgggtcataaatctattgttcggatgtcaatttagttctaaactttgtAATTTTGCCAATGTAATCTTACACATTAAATGAACAAGTTCAACGTAATTTTTAATAACGTGATGTCCAGTCATTGCCttccgtcctatgtggcatccTGATGTCGACAACTTTACTCGAAATGAAAGTCCTATGTGGAtcgccacatcagcattttctaGCATCAATTATGCTTATATTAGAGATAATTACGTATACTTTTGATGGATAAATGGATAATAGAGAAATGAATCGCATACACCCCGTGGACAATATCTATAAACACGGAAAGCTTACGGCGTGCCCAAGCCACGATGGCCCCGTCTAATGGAAAGAACATCATACATCCGAGTCAGTAGGGTCAACGGTCGATCATCTGGGAACAGTGAAATGGGGCTCGTACCTTTCTTGTCTAGAAGCAAAAGAGAAACATTATAATAAGCGTAGACTTGGAAAGTTCTCTTCAAAGTTGACCTGTTTTAGCAGACAAAAACATCGATTTTTGCGAAAATAATGTCGGAGACTGAAAATAATTGAGTGCTAAAGTTATTTTCCCTCTCTCAAGTGGTATTTACATGCGAAGCTGCTTTCTAATTTCGGCGTGATTTACTACCAGGGGTGACCAGCTTCAAATTTCGTATAGGTTCCACCGAAAACCCGGAATCTATTCATTAGagtaggttcctcatttttggaGCCTGGAACGTACTCTATCACAAGTTTCATGATTAGTTTAATAGTTTACATAGATTtcacttgtattcttaattgcaTGATTACTATAAATCGCCACCTTTTATAACCACCATTTGCTGCTAAATTCGTTGATCAAAACTCATATCTAGACaaacgaataaatatgaaacattaacaaaataaaagcccCACTCATAAACATCGCCGAAAATGGAAACTCGGATTAATAGTTCCAGATTACATATTCATCATCGGACGCCATGGAATATCATATGATCGCGCGAatacatataccaagaaaaacacaaaaaattattacag is a window from the Rhodamnia argentea isolate NSW1041297 chromosome 8, ASM2092103v1, whole genome shotgun sequence genome containing:
- the LOC115737984 gene encoding putative leucine-rich repeat receptor-like serine/threonine-protein kinase At2g19230; this translates as MTMERSITAFSFALLASLAPALVLVVRAQQIPGFISIDCGATVAYTEEGTGITYEPDEGSIDSGEIRQTSMAPAYPNNLQLSKSVRIFPNGKRNCYTLRPDQGQNNTYLIRATFWYGNYDGKNQTPSFDIYIDVNYWFTVRSPTYFYEEIMYVSQADDIQVCLVNTGNGVPFISALELRTLDDGIYQSGSGFLQLHWRDDIGRCLENDVRHPSDVYDRIWTANCYDLPILNTTSAIDSSDNNDAYKYKVPGEVLQTAERTTSASSPLTLQWTSSSPVKIWIVYFHFVEIETLTSSLQRELTISMNDDQFTETVSLEYLKPVVVVSTPVNGPSLSFSISATNMCGSPPILNAVEFYTIGDLPNVPTAQDDVKAINDIKTTYRIKRESWQGDPCVPSNYTWDGLNCSYGNPPRIISLKLSSSNLVGDIVSSLSHLSSLEYIDLSNNQLTGAIPETLAELPNLRFLILCGNNLIKSVPEALKKRVVDNTLNMSLTGNANLCLADPYLEKKKLKTILVPVVTSVSGFFVVLFGALAIIWLIKWKRISESSDRTLRSNNRPFTYAEVSRITGKFGQVIGEGGFGKVYLGTLDNDTVVAVKMLSESSKQGYKEFQAEAQLLMIVHHRNLVSLFGYCNESKHTALIYEYMANGNLKQHLSGKVRTHPTEDHPKVLTWSSRLQIAVDAAQGLDYLHNGCKPPIIHRDLKTTNILLNDDFRAKIADFGLSRAFATEKDSHVSTCPAGTPGYIDPEMQSSRKFTKKYDVYSFGIILFELITGRPALMRSRDGSDSTHILEWLIPIIENGDIQRIIDPRLEGEFDINSAWKVAEIAMSCTRPTASQRPDIHHVSAELESLVSKSSDSFEMTSLVLQSDNAPIVR